A single window of Marinobacter sp. LA51 DNA harbors:
- a CDS encoding formate dehydrogenase subunit alpha: MLRKKTNGVAKGSRAGSLLSSLSAKTMDRRQFLTTSGVAVGGMAALSLPTTRVKAATPETGGGEVVRKKSVCTHCSVGCTVEAEIQNGVWTGQEPGWDSPFNMGAHCAKGAAVREHAHNERRLKHPMKMVDGQWQKISWDQAINEIGDKMLQIRDESGPDSVYWLGSAKFNNEQAYLYRKFAAYWGTNNVDHQARICHSTTVAGVANTWGYGAMTNSYNDIHKSKAIFLIGGNPAEAHPVSLLHILKAKEENNAPLIVCDPRFTRTAAHADEYVRLRPGSDVALTWGILWHIFENGWEDGEFIRTRVYGMDEIREEVARWNPEEVERVTGVPGGQLERVARTLANNRPGTVIWCMGGTQHTNGNNNTRAYCILQLALGNMGVAGGGTNIFRGHDNVQGATDLGVLADTLPGYYGLSAGAWGHWARVWEEDPEWLKGRFATWDKSGKTRAMMNEKGIPVSRWIDGVLEAKENLEQPDNTRAMVLWGHAPNSQTRMLEMKEAMEKLDLLVVVDPFPTVSAVLHDRKDGAYLLPTTTQFETSGSVTASNRSLQWREKVVEPLFDSKVDHEIMKLFADKFGFTDRMFRNIAIDGDEPSIEDITREFNRGMWTIGYTGQSPERLKKHMANQHHFDKTTLRANGGPCDGDIYGMPWPCWGTPEMNHPGTPNLYDMSLPVSKGGLTFRARFGVERDGESLLADGVYSKNSEIKDGYPEFTMQMLMDLGWDSDLTAEERSSIEGVAGANTNWKTDLSGGIQRVAIKHECAPFGNAKARAIVWNFPDPIPIHREPLYTTRRDLIKDYPTYADKTFWRVPTLYESIQKNDFSKDFPIILTSGRLVEYEGGGDETRSNPWLAELQQEMFIEVNPRDANNLNIRDGNDVWVAGPEGGRIKVKAMVTERVGEGVAFMPFHFGGHLEGKSLRDKYPKGSDPYVLGESTNVVQTYGYDSVTQMQETKATLCSIMPA, encoded by the coding sequence ATGTTAAGGAAGAAGACCAACGGGGTTGCGAAAGGCTCCCGTGCAGGATCTTTACTTTCATCCCTCTCCGCGAAGACCATGGATCGTCGTCAGTTTCTGACCACCTCCGGTGTCGCTGTGGGCGGCATGGCCGCCTTGTCGCTGCCCACCACTCGCGTTAAGGCAGCCACCCCGGAAACGGGAGGTGGCGAAGTCGTTCGCAAGAAATCAGTCTGCACCCACTGTTCGGTCGGCTGTACGGTCGAGGCTGAGATCCAGAATGGCGTCTGGACGGGCCAGGAACCCGGTTGGGACAGCCCCTTCAACATGGGCGCCCACTGCGCCAAAGGTGCTGCGGTTCGGGAACACGCTCACAACGAGCGTCGCCTGAAACACCCGATGAAAATGGTCGATGGTCAGTGGCAGAAGATCTCCTGGGATCAGGCGATCAACGAAATTGGCGACAAGATGCTTCAGATCCGCGACGAGAGTGGCCCGGATTCCGTCTACTGGCTAGGCAGTGCCAAATTCAACAACGAACAGGCCTATCTCTACCGCAAGTTTGCCGCCTACTGGGGCACCAACAACGTCGATCACCAGGCCCGAATCTGTCACTCCACAACCGTTGCTGGCGTAGCCAATACCTGGGGCTACGGTGCGATGACCAACTCCTACAACGACATTCACAAGTCCAAAGCGATCTTCCTGATCGGGGGCAACCCGGCGGAAGCGCACCCGGTGTCGCTGTTGCACATCCTGAAAGCCAAGGAAGAAAACAACGCCCCGCTGATCGTTTGTGACCCTCGCTTCACACGCACCGCCGCTCACGCCGACGAGTATGTTCGTTTGCGTCCGGGTTCAGACGTTGCACTGACCTGGGGCATCCTGTGGCACATTTTCGAGAATGGCTGGGAAGACGGAGAGTTCATTCGCACCCGGGTTTACGGCATGGACGAGATCCGTGAGGAAGTGGCGCGCTGGAACCCCGAGGAAGTGGAACGGGTTACTGGCGTTCCGGGTGGGCAACTTGAGCGGGTAGCGCGTACCCTGGCAAACAACCGCCCGGGCACCGTCATCTGGTGCATGGGTGGCACCCAGCACACCAACGGTAACAACAACACCCGCGCTTACTGCATATTGCAGTTAGCACTTGGCAACATGGGCGTTGCCGGTGGTGGCACCAACATCTTCCGTGGTCACGATAATGTCCAAGGCGCCACGGATCTCGGCGTGTTGGCCGATACCCTGCCCGGATACTACGGCCTGAGCGCTGGAGCCTGGGGCCATTGGGCGCGGGTCTGGGAAGAAGATCCGGAATGGCTGAAAGGCCGCTTTGCCACCTGGGACAAGAGCGGCAAGACCAGAGCCATGATGAACGAGAAAGGCATTCCCGTGTCTCGTTGGATTGACGGCGTTCTGGAAGCCAAGGAAAACCTGGAGCAGCCCGACAACACCCGAGCGATGGTTTTGTGGGGCCACGCGCCCAACTCGCAGACCCGCATGCTCGAAATGAAAGAGGCCATGGAGAAGCTCGACCTGTTGGTGGTCGTGGACCCCTTCCCCACGGTGTCCGCAGTGCTGCATGACCGCAAGGATGGCGCTTACCTGCTGCCAACGACCACTCAGTTCGAAACCTCGGGTTCCGTAACCGCCTCCAACCGTTCGTTGCAGTGGCGCGAAAAGGTTGTCGAGCCATTGTTCGATTCGAAGGTTGACCACGAAATCATGAAGCTGTTTGCGGACAAGTTCGGTTTCACTGATCGCATGTTCCGCAACATTGCTATCGACGGCGATGAGCCCTCGATTGAAGACATCACCCGGGAATTCAACCGAGGCATGTGGACCATCGGTTATACCGGTCAATCGCCGGAACGCCTGAAAAAACACATGGCGAACCAGCATCACTTCGACAAAACCACTCTGCGCGCAAACGGCGGGCCTTGCGATGGCGACATCTACGGTATGCCCTGGCCGTGCTGGGGTACTCCCGAGATGAATCATCCGGGAACACCGAACCTGTACGACATGTCCTTGCCGGTATCCAAGGGCGGCCTCACCTTCCGGGCCCGCTTTGGTGTGGAGCGCGACGGCGAAAGCCTTCTGGCGGACGGCGTTTACTCCAAGAACTCCGAGATCAAGGATGGCTACCCGGAATTCACCATGCAGATGCTGATGGATCTGGGCTGGGATTCCGACCTGACCGCGGAAGAACGGTCCTCCATTGAGGGCGTTGCCGGTGCTAACACCAACTGGAAGACCGACCTGTCGGGTGGTATCCAGCGTGTAGCGATCAAGCACGAGTGCGCCCCCTTTGGTAACGCCAAAGCCCGCGCCATTGTCTGGAACTTCCCGGATCCGATCCCGATTCACCGCGAACCGCTGTACACCACGCGCCGCGATCTGATCAAAGACTACCCGACCTATGCGGATAAAACCTTCTGGCGTGTTCCGACTTTGTACGAATCCATTCAAAAGAATGACTTCAGTAAGGACTTCCCCATCATCCTGACGTCCGGCCGACTGGTTGAATACGAAGGTGGTGGTGACGAGACGCGTTCCAATCCCTGGCTGGCAGAGCTGCAGCAAGAGATGTTCATTGAGGTAAATCCGCGCGATGCCAACAACCTCAACATCCGGGATGGCAACGACGTCTGGGTG
- a CDS encoding TorD/DmsD family molecular chaperone gives MTNAVEAPCPRSICEEDRARAQMYQLLGALLGNPPSRELLRGLSSLQGDSTPIGSASKNLAALAERTSPVDAEREYNSLFVGLGRGELLPYASYYLTGFLNERPLAELRTDLMSRGIKANDDVKEPEDHMGTLCEIMAGIITGEFVCDSDLPSQKAFFDAHLAKWAELFFTDLEKAQAAVFYAPVGSLGRAFMAVEADAFAIQ, from the coding sequence TTGACCAACGCCGTTGAAGCTCCGTGCCCCCGCTCGATTTGTGAAGAAGATCGAGCGCGCGCACAAATGTATCAGTTGCTGGGCGCCCTGCTCGGCAACCCGCCTTCGCGCGAATTGCTGCGGGGATTGTCATCTCTGCAAGGCGACAGCACGCCAATTGGCTCTGCTTCGAAGAATCTTGCTGCCCTTGCTGAACGCACCTCACCTGTTGACGCTGAACGGGAGTACAACAGCCTTTTCGTCGGCCTTGGCCGTGGTGAATTACTGCCCTACGCCAGTTATTACCTCACCGGATTTCTGAACGAGAGACCTCTCGCTGAGTTGCGTACCGATTTAATGTCCAGGGGCATCAAAGCGAACGACGACGTCAAGGAACCCGAAGATCACATGGGCACGCTGTGTGAAATCATGGCGGGCATTATTACTGGTGAGTTCGTGTGTGACAGTGACCTGCCTTCGCAAAAAGCCTTTTTTGACGCTCACTTAGCCAAATGGGCGGAGTTGTTTTTTACCGATTTGGAGAAAGCGCAAGCTGCGGTTTTCTACGCGCCTGTCGGCTCCCTCGGGCGAGCTTTCATGGCCGTGGAGGCTGATGCGTTTGCGATTCAATGA
- a CDS encoding DUF3306 domain-containing protein: protein MAESRWQRWSRIKTEARHEVEPAPPLAVEPEPAPLEQELAVNEALPEHEVLKKYDLPDPDAIELGTDITGFMRKEIPELLRRKALRSLWKSNPVLAVLDGLNDYDEDFTDSAPGIKGAKTIYQVGKGFLNRTDRAMEKPDEQVEDRITDQAKEENPRESREPVNEPQAEERIKPVIADAEETPIPHYRPRMRFD from the coding sequence ATGGCTGAGTCACGCTGGCAGCGTTGGTCGCGCATAAAAACCGAAGCTCGGCACGAGGTTGAGCCCGCCCCACCCTTGGCTGTTGAGCCAGAGCCAGCTCCCTTAGAACAGGAACTTGCCGTAAACGAAGCCCTCCCCGAGCATGAAGTACTGAAGAAGTACGATTTGCCCGATCCGGATGCCATCGAGCTGGGCACGGACATAACCGGATTCATGCGCAAGGAAATCCCGGAACTTCTACGCCGCAAGGCCCTGCGCTCGCTCTGGAAATCCAACCCCGTTCTGGCGGTGCTCGACGGACTCAATGACTACGATGAGGACTTCACCGATTCGGCTCCCGGCATAAAAGGGGCAAAGACCATTTATCAGGTCGGCAAGGGTTTTTTGAACCGAACTGACCGGGCAATGGAAAAACCTGATGAACAGGTTGAGGACCGGATCACCGATCAAGCCAAAGAAGAAAACCCAAGAGAAAGCCGGGAACCGGTCAACGAGCCCCAAGCCGAAGAGCGCATCAAGCCTGTAATTGCAGACGCTGAGGAAACACCGATACCACATTATCGGCCACGGATGCGTTTCGACTGA
- a CDS encoding DUF3305 domain-containing protein, with translation MSRRTESWKRELKVGAVVRRSPGVTRWAQEIWKPVAVIPGAPEAFWKEMVREGEVIDYHAGTVCMELFRADVESYLVSLNMTVPSVWIIMDRDDTNRSPSGWFVSTITASAFEALDALDSGESIVEPVPVPESLAAWIKEFVDLHYIEEPFKKRQRDKHRIDGIQDGKGDARIRQQSDVFRAPSNIKKPRVH, from the coding sequence ATGAGCCGTCGCACAGAGAGTTGGAAGCGCGAGTTAAAAGTCGGGGCCGTTGTTCGCCGGTCACCGGGCGTTACTCGTTGGGCGCAAGAAATCTGGAAGCCGGTCGCGGTGATTCCTGGCGCACCGGAGGCATTCTGGAAAGAAATGGTCCGCGAGGGTGAAGTGATCGATTACCACGCCGGTACTGTATGTATGGAGCTATTCCGTGCCGACGTTGAATCCTATCTGGTGTCCCTGAACATGACGGTCCCGTCTGTGTGGATCATCATGGATCGCGACGACACCAATCGCTCCCCGTCCGGGTGGTTCGTCAGCACCATTACCGCCAGCGCCTTCGAAGCGCTGGATGCATTGGACAGTGGTGAGAGCATCGTCGAACCGGTTCCAGTGCCTGAGTCGCTGGCAGCCTGGATCAAAGAGTTCGTCGACCTGCACTACATCGAAGAGCCGTTCAAGAAACGCCAGCGGGACAAACACCGAATTGACGGCATTCAGGATGGCAAAGGTGATGCTCGCATTCGCCAGCAGAGCGATGTCTTCCGCGCGCCTTCCAATATCAAAAAACCGAGAGTGCACTGA
- a CDS encoding 4Fe-4S binding protein gives MTAKKNLLLCSCDKTQSFDPEQLRTAAAADHVIAVDQLCGNELATAAESLSGKSDVLIACGQQAALFERLSEDVEAEFQHSAPLNTIDIRDRAGWSAPNADPRRLNAKQAALIAAAQLPPPMAPVKTIQSSGVCCIVGPTEQAIRMAELVQDELGVTCVVSDKGLLQLPSAGYDVARGQLIAAQGALGNFQLEFSQLQSLNPAGRGAVGYGEVKASARSQCDVFIDLRGGEPAFPSHQKRNGYFWADPSKPGELERIALTARDRVGEFEKTVYFNLETSLCAHSRANQPGCTRCLDVCPTEAIFSFGEHVQIDSDICAGCGSCAAVCPTSAVTMNETPFEAITKAVDVMAKVYREQTNESPRLVFHTLNTGGDAIAHLARYGDGLADDLIPLGLEHVDRIGHAELLAALGAGYAEVLILADNEEDRQAVASEVELTQVMVSGAHQSPSRVRVVEADELSGAGDNAGRVSEPVLLVGGRRDITRVTVGAMADKIEAPIPLPVGAPYGAIEIDSDKCTLCLACVSLCPTGALNDHPDRPEVQFTENACVQCGVCESTCPETAIMLKPQLDLSKDALSARALHGEEPFECISCGKPFGVASTIKRIVEKLENQHWMYTNSDNVQLIKMCDDCRVKAQFHGENAPMAGGERPRVRTSDDYRDS, from the coding sequence ATGACGGCAAAAAAAAACCTACTGCTCTGCAGCTGCGACAAAACCCAGTCGTTTGACCCGGAGCAACTGCGAACGGCCGCGGCAGCGGATCACGTCATCGCAGTTGATCAACTGTGCGGCAACGAGCTGGCCACGGCTGCGGAATCTCTGAGCGGCAAGAGCGACGTCCTCATCGCGTGTGGCCAACAGGCCGCCTTGTTTGAACGATTAAGTGAAGACGTTGAAGCGGAATTTCAGCACTCGGCACCTCTTAATACCATCGATATTCGTGATCGCGCTGGATGGAGTGCACCGAATGCCGACCCCAGGCGCCTGAACGCCAAGCAGGCGGCGCTGATTGCTGCAGCGCAATTGCCGCCGCCCATGGCGCCGGTAAAGACCATCCAGTCCAGCGGCGTTTGCTGCATCGTTGGCCCCACCGAGCAGGCCATTCGCATGGCCGAGTTGGTGCAGGACGAACTCGGTGTCACCTGTGTCGTCAGTGACAAGGGATTGCTACAACTACCGTCCGCCGGTTACGACGTGGCGCGGGGCCAACTGATCGCCGCCCAGGGCGCGCTGGGCAATTTCCAGCTTGAGTTTTCCCAGCTGCAAAGTCTGAATCCCGCGGGCCGCGGCGCTGTCGGTTACGGTGAGGTAAAAGCGAGCGCCCGCAGTCAGTGCGACGTGTTTATCGACCTTCGCGGTGGTGAGCCCGCGTTCCCCAGCCATCAAAAGCGCAATGGCTATTTTTGGGCCGACCCATCCAAACCCGGCGAGTTGGAGCGTATCGCTTTAACGGCCCGGGACCGGGTCGGTGAGTTTGAGAAAACCGTGTACTTCAACCTTGAAACCTCGTTGTGCGCGCACTCCCGAGCCAACCAACCCGGTTGCACTCGGTGTCTGGATGTCTGTCCGACCGAAGCCATTTTCTCCTTTGGAGAGCATGTTCAGATCGATTCGGATATCTGCGCCGGCTGCGGCTCCTGTGCGGCAGTCTGTCCGACATCGGCAGTGACCATGAACGAAACGCCGTTCGAGGCTATTACCAAAGCGGTTGATGTGATGGCCAAGGTCTACCGTGAGCAGACCAACGAATCCCCGCGCCTGGTTTTCCACACCCTCAACACGGGTGGTGATGCCATTGCGCACCTGGCTCGTTATGGCGATGGGCTGGCGGATGATCTGATTCCTCTGGGGCTGGAGCATGTGGATCGTATTGGCCATGCCGAACTGCTGGCAGCGTTGGGGGCAGGTTACGCCGAAGTGCTGATCCTTGCCGACAATGAAGAAGACCGTCAGGCCGTTGCCTCGGAGGTTGAACTTACCCAGGTCATGGTCAGCGGTGCCCATCAGTCTCCCAGTCGAGTCCGGGTTGTCGAAGCTGACGAACTGAGTGGGGCTGGCGACAATGCCGGACGTGTCAGCGAACCGGTGTTGCTGGTTGGTGGCCGCCGCGACATTACGCGGGTCACGGTTGGCGCGATGGCGGATAAGATCGAGGCGCCGATTCCTCTGCCAGTGGGCGCCCCGTACGGTGCGATTGAAATTGATTCTGATAAATGCACGCTGTGCCTGGCCTGTGTCTCCCTGTGCCCGACCGGCGCGCTCAACGATCATCCGGACCGGCCAGAGGTACAGTTCACAGAAAATGCCTGTGTTCAGTGCGGCGTTTGTGAGAGCACCTGCCCCGAGACAGCCATCATGCTCAAGCCTCAACTGGATCTCTCGAAGGATGCGCTGAGCGCCCGGGCACTGCACGGCGAGGAGCCGTTTGAGTGCATCAGTTGTGGTAAGCCTTTCGGCGTCGCCAGCACGATCAAGCGGATCGTTGAGAAGCTGGAGAACCAGCACTGGATGTACACCAATTCTGACAATGTGCAGCTCATCAAGATGTGTGACGATTGTCGGGTCAAAGCCCAATTCCATGGCGAGAACGCGCCCATGGCCGGGGGCGAGCGTCCCCGGGTTCGCACCAGTGACGACTACCGAGACAGTTAA
- a CDS encoding Mrp/NBP35 family ATP-binding protein, whose translation MVEYVDAGKSSIIGTDAPRPQDKNPKGIDRIIAIASGKGGVGKSTVASNLAVALASKGLKVGLLDADVYGPSQPRMLGVSGRPSSPDGHTILPLRNHGVTLMSLGLMATEDEAIVWRGPMLMGALEQMMNQVDWGRLDVLLVDLPPGTGDVQMTLSQKFFVAGAVVVSTPQDIALMDARKGIDMFNRMEVPLFGLIENMASFVCDGCGKEHHPFGSGGARAEAEKLGAPFLGEIPLDLDIRIGSDGGVPIVVSKPESPQAQAFQRIADDIVASDVYARALR comes from the coding sequence ATGGTTGAATACGTTGACGCCGGGAAAAGCAGCATCATCGGCACCGATGCACCGCGGCCACAGGATAAAAACCCGAAGGGCATTGATCGTATTATTGCCATTGCGTCGGGCAAGGGCGGCGTGGGCAAGTCGACGGTAGCGTCGAATCTGGCGGTTGCCCTGGCCTCGAAAGGCCTCAAGGTGGGTTTGCTGGACGCGGACGTTTACGGACCCAGTCAGCCCCGCATGCTGGGTGTTTCAGGGCGCCCTTCCAGCCCCGATGGACATACCATCCTGCCTCTGCGCAATCACGGTGTGACCTTGATGTCTCTGGGCCTGATGGCCACGGAAGACGAAGCCATTGTCTGGCGTGGGCCCATGCTGATGGGCGCTCTTGAGCAGATGATGAATCAGGTGGATTGGGGCCGTTTGGACGTGCTGCTGGTGGATCTGCCTCCGGGTACCGGTGATGTCCAGATGACCCTGAGTCAGAAATTCTTTGTCGCTGGCGCGGTTGTGGTCTCGACCCCCCAGGACATTGCCCTGATGGACGCCCGCAAGGGCATCGACATGTTCAACCGTATGGAGGTGCCACTCTTTGGCCTGATCGAGAACATGGCCTCTTTCGTTTGTGACGGCTGCGGCAAAGAGCACCATCCCTTTGGCTCCGGCGGCGCCCGGGCTGAGGCGGAAAAACTGGGAGCGCCTTTCCTGGGTGAGATTCCCCTCGATCTGGATATCCGGATTGGTTCCGACGGCGGCGTTCCGATTGTCGTGTCCAAGCCGGAAAGCCCCCAGGCTCAGGCCTTCCAGCGCATTGCCGATGACATCGTGGCCTCCGATGTTTACGCCCGGGCGCTGCGATGA
- a CDS encoding biotin/lipoate--protein ligase family protein, with translation MTESPQFPPLFSGEAVPRHTDPFDKAVSRAIAGVDSGTVFYSEAVDTLRAALVLAPETPLEEAVQAVYVAQIGLAESLGALAPPEVPVHFVWPDRIKVNGAVCGSVRFASDVSDPRAEPDWLVIGIEMPFIHPGNEPGENPNTTCLHEEGCVDITPMGLLESWSKHTLLWLTYFMDSGFQRVHDEWRPRCDTLGETIEKPMPGVFVGLDEKGRMLLRQGAMTETLSLIEFAEHL, from the coding sequence ATGACCGAATCACCTCAGTTCCCACCGTTGTTCTCGGGAGAGGCGGTCCCGCGGCACACCGATCCATTCGATAAAGCCGTCAGCCGAGCCATTGCCGGTGTGGATTCGGGCACCGTTTTTTACTCTGAGGCTGTCGACACGTTACGGGCCGCGTTGGTGCTGGCGCCGGAAACACCGCTGGAAGAGGCTGTTCAGGCCGTCTACGTGGCCCAGATAGGCCTGGCTGAGAGTCTGGGAGCACTGGCTCCACCCGAAGTGCCGGTGCACTTTGTCTGGCCCGACCGCATCAAAGTGAATGGCGCGGTTTGTGGCAGCGTTCGATTTGCATCGGATGTGTCGGACCCCAGGGCGGAGCCGGACTGGTTGGTGATCGGGATCGAAATGCCCTTCATCCACCCGGGCAATGAGCCGGGAGAAAACCCAAACACTACCTGTCTGCATGAAGAAGGATGTGTCGATATCACCCCCATGGGTTTGCTGGAAAGCTGGTCGAAACACACGTTGTTGTGGCTGACCTACTTTATGGACAGCGGCTTTCAGCGCGTCCACGACGAATGGCGACCTCGCTGTGACACGCTTGGCGAAACCATTGAGAAGCCAATGCCCGGCGTGTTCGTTGGCCTGGACGAAAAAGGCCGAATGCTGTTGCGCCAGGGCGCGATGACCGAGACCTTGAGTTTGATTGAATTCGCGGAGCACCTATGA
- a CDS encoding DUF6505 family protein, whose protein sequence is MKLARTLRLDVSDDKVFENPAPSGEWAISGGFEFSNWTEANLTGKARQAFSNGWYSIESGGRASFVGVCDITPAELEQLRQTLAQTFVEFYGAPDIDAAYPVACEEIDQMQRMCEDFEDNTLLMVSRTLTELGVEETYRTRAPQGASLEAFAVHGSVE, encoded by the coding sequence ATGAAACTGGCCCGAACCCTGCGACTGGATGTATCCGATGACAAAGTGTTTGAAAACCCGGCCCCAAGTGGTGAATGGGCGATTTCGGGCGGCTTTGAATTCTCCAACTGGACGGAAGCCAATCTGACCGGCAAGGCACGCCAGGCTTTCAGCAACGGTTGGTACAGTATCGAATCGGGCGGGAGGGCCAGCTTTGTTGGGGTCTGCGATATCACTCCAGCGGAACTGGAGCAATTGCGCCAGACCCTCGCTCAGACCTTTGTTGAGTTCTACGGCGCGCCCGATATCGACGCCGCCTATCCCGTTGCCTGCGAAGAAATCGACCAGATGCAACGCATGTGTGAAGACTTTGAGGACAACACCCTGCTGATGGTCAGCCGCACGCTGACCGAACTGGGCGTTGAAGAAACCTACCGCACCCGGGCCCCGCAAGGTGCCTCCCTCGAGGCCTTTGCGGTGCACGGCAGCGTCGAGTGA
- a CDS encoding molybdopterin-binding protein, translated as MNENTAKPLRNDCFALPPGVYWTPVDEALKRLRSRLHPVVGVDRAVPLSQVNGRILAQDVYAPRAHPPSSNSAVDGYAFAGPLTTVPCTLPLMDGRSAAGEPYTGHVPEGHAIRILTGAVMPEGTDTVVLEEDCEVIDKELHLHGTLKAGANRRKAGEDIKAQDHILSAGTRLTPTQISVLASVGVESVDVYRRLRVGVLSTGDEVKPVGSAVTDWQIYDANRPMLSALVAQLGYELIDLGHVLDRADEVTDALERGAEQCDLILTSGGVSAGDEDHVSKILKAHGDISNWRIAIKPGRPLALAMFNGTPVVGLPGNPVAAWVCALRFGAPAMALLAGGDWFEPQSYVVPANFSKNKKPGRSEMLRARVRDGQVEVFGSEGSGRVTGLAWSDGLVELDESAQQIEPGTPVRFIPYASFGL; from the coding sequence ATGAACGAAAACACCGCCAAGCCACTGCGTAACGACTGTTTCGCCCTGCCCCCGGGAGTATACTGGACACCGGTAGACGAAGCCCTGAAGCGGTTGCGTTCTCGCTTGCATCCTGTGGTGGGCGTAGACCGTGCAGTTCCGCTGTCACAGGTGAATGGCCGGATCCTGGCACAAGACGTTTATGCGCCCCGCGCACACCCTCCCAGCAGCAATTCCGCAGTCGACGGTTATGCCTTTGCCGGGCCACTGACCACCGTGCCCTGCACCCTGCCGCTGATGGATGGCCGGAGTGCTGCTGGCGAGCCTTACACCGGCCATGTCCCCGAAGGCCACGCCATCCGAATCCTTACTGGCGCAGTGATGCCTGAAGGCACTGATACCGTGGTTCTGGAAGAAGACTGCGAGGTCATCGATAAGGAACTGCACCTGCACGGCACATTGAAGGCCGGCGCTAACCGTCGCAAGGCCGGTGAGGACATCAAGGCGCAGGATCACATCCTATCGGCGGGAACCCGGCTGACACCCACCCAGATTTCCGTCCTGGCCAGCGTAGGGGTCGAGTCGGTCGACGTTTATCGGCGCCTGCGTGTCGGCGTCCTGTCCACCGGTGACGAAGTAAAACCGGTCGGCTCCGCCGTCACCGACTGGCAGATTTACGATGCCAATCGCCCAATGCTGAGCGCGCTGGTGGCACAGCTTGGCTATGAACTGATCGACCTGGGCCACGTGCTGGACCGGGCCGATGAGGTGACAGACGCACTGGAGCGGGGAGCCGAGCAATGCGACCTGATCCTGACCAGTGGCGGTGTGTCAGCCGGCGACGAGGACCACGTGTCGAAAATCCTGAAGGCCCACGGCGACATCAGCAACTGGCGCATTGCCATCAAACCGGGCCGGCCCCTGGCGCTGGCCATGTTCAATGGCACGCCAGTGGTGGGCTTACCGGGCAATCCGGTCGCGGCCTGGGTCTGCGCGCTGCGCTTTGGTGCACCGGCCATGGCGTTGCTGGCCGGCGGCGACTGGTTCGAGCCCCAGAGCTATGTCGTGCCCGCGAACTTCTCCAAGAACAAGAAACCCGGGCGCAGCGAAATGCTGCGGGCTCGGGTCCGTGATGGGCAAGTTGAGGTGTTCGGTTCAGAGGGCTCGGGCCGAGTGACCGGTCTGGCCTGGTCCGATGGCTTGGTGGAGCTGGATGAAAGCGCCCAGCAGATAGAGCCGGGCACCCCGGTGCGGTTTATTCCTTATGCCAGCTTCGGGCTGTAA
- the mobB gene encoding molybdopterin-guanine dinucleotide biosynthesis protein B: MGGAAPEVNVIGIVGWKNSGKTTLASALIREFSSRGLRVNSIKHAHHGVDVDQPGTDSYQHREAGAQEVILAGGQRFAIMHELRGAAEPTMDELLTRLGPCDWVVVEGFKSHSHPKIEVHRQASERAPLYPQDDSIIAVAADYTPDFSGPVFDVNDVAGIANFVLALEEPSVNQRHTGDA, from the coding sequence TTGGGCGGAGCAGCACCTGAAGTGAACGTTATTGGCATCGTAGGTTGGAAAAACTCAGGAAAAACCACCCTGGCAAGCGCATTGATCCGCGAGTTCAGTTCCCGGGGACTGCGAGTGAACTCGATCAAGCATGCCCATCACGGAGTGGATGTCGATCAGCCCGGCACCGACAGCTACCAGCATAGGGAAGCCGGAGCCCAGGAAGTGATTCTGGCCGGAGGTCAGCGCTTCGCCATCATGCACGAATTGCGCGGCGCAGCTGAGCCAACCATGGATGAGTTGCTGACGCGGCTTGGCCCCTGCGACTGGGTGGTGGTGGAAGGCTTCAAGTCCCACTCGCATCCAAAAATTGAAGTACACCGGCAGGCGAGCGAACGGGCGCCCCTGTACCCCCAGGACGACAGCATCATTGCCGTTGCCGCGGACTACACTCCGGATTTCTCGGGCCCCGTTTTCGACGTCAATGATGTTGCCGGAATTGCCAACTTTGTCCTGGCCCTGGAAGAACCTTCCGTGAACCAGCGACATACGGGAGACGCATGA